The sequence CCCGCCTTTTCAATGCCCGCCGGAACTTGAAAAGCAAGTTGGAAAGGATCTATCCATGACTATCGAGCGAGAGAAATTCGAACGGTTGATGACCGCTGCGCTCGACGGCGAGCTGACTGCGGAGGAACGGCGCGAGTTCGAGGCTTTGCTGGATGAAAACGAGGAGCTGCGCCGAGAATATTTAGAGTATCAACAGCTCAAGGAGGTTACATCAACTATGAGACTCAAGATGCCTTCTCAAGAGGTGTGGGATCGTTACTGGCTTGACGTGTATAATCGAATTGAACGCGGCATCAGCTGGGTGCTGATTTC comes from candidate division KSB1 bacterium and encodes:
- a CDS encoding zf-HC2 domain-containing protein, with translation MTIEREKFERLMTAALDGELTAEERREFEALLDENEELRREYLEYQQLKEVTSTMRLKMPSQEVWDRYWLDVYNRIERGISWVLISIGAAVLLAYGGYKLVEEILKDTSLSWAVRLAALSLMGGLALLLVSVAREKWFTRKSDPYKEVLR